A single genomic interval of Aegicerativicinus sediminis harbors:
- a CDS encoding NifU family protein — MTQEELKMNVEKALDEIRPFLQSDGGDISLLSIEDNRLVKVRLEGTCISCTVNQMTLKSGVEMTIKKYAPQIEEVINVN, encoded by the coding sequence ATGACGCAAGAGGAATTGAAAATGAACGTAGAAAAGGCTCTTGATGAAATTAGACCTTTTCTTCAGAGTGATGGTGGAGACATTTCATTATTGTCTATAGAGGACAATCGATTAGTTAAAGTTCGATTAGAAGGTACATGTATTTCTTGTACTGTGAACCAAATGACCCTAAAATCAGGGGTTGAAATGACCATTAAAAAATATGCGCCTCAGATTGAAGAAGTTATCAATGTAAATTAA
- a CDS encoding NAD(P)/FAD-dependent oxidoreductase, with the protein MIETDILIIGAGPTGLFTVFEAGLLKLKCHLIDALPQPGGQCSEIYPKKPIYDIPAYPEILAGDLTEKLLEQGKQFKPGFTLGERAETIEKLEDGSFIVTTDKGTKHHAPVVAIAGGLGSFEPRKPPIHNISAFEDKGVNYIIKDPEVYRNKRVVIAGGGDSALDWTIYLADLAKEVTLIHRRNEFRGALDSVEKVQELKNQGRVKLITPAEVTSLVGDHKLEAVVVTQAQHIQKEFEIETDFFIPLFGLSPKLGPIANWGLEIEKNAIKVNNALDYQTNIPGIFAIGDVNTYPGKLKLILCGFHEATLMCQAAYQIINPGKKYVLKYTTVSGIDGFDGTRKEAPKAVIKSIN; encoded by the coding sequence ATGATTGAAACAGATATCCTTATTATAGGTGCAGGACCTACTGGGTTATTTACTGTGTTTGAAGCTGGTTTATTGAAACTTAAATGCCATTTAATTGATGCCCTCCCGCAACCAGGAGGTCAATGCTCTGAAATATACCCTAAGAAACCAATTTATGATATACCTGCTTATCCTGAGATTTTGGCTGGAGACCTTACTGAAAAATTATTAGAGCAAGGAAAGCAATTTAAACCAGGTTTTACCTTGGGAGAAAGGGCGGAAACCATAGAAAAATTGGAAGATGGTTCTTTTATTGTCACAACGGATAAAGGCACTAAGCACCATGCTCCTGTAGTAGCAATAGCAGGAGGTCTTGGAAGTTTTGAGCCAAGAAAGCCCCCAATTCATAACATTTCCGCATTTGAGGATAAAGGGGTAAATTATATTATAAAGGATCCAGAAGTATATAGAAACAAGCGGGTTGTTATTGCTGGAGGGGGTGATTCTGCCTTAGATTGGACCATTTATTTGGCAGATTTAGCAAAGGAAGTTACCCTTATACATAGAAGAAATGAGTTTCGGGGAGCCTTAGATTCAGTTGAAAAAGTCCAAGAATTAAAAAATCAGGGTAGGGTTAAACTTATTACTCCTGCAGAGGTTACTAGTTTGGTTGGAGACCATAAATTGGAAGCTGTGGTCGTTACCCAAGCACAACATATCCAGAAAGAGTTTGAAATAGAAACAGATTTCTTTATTCCATTATTTGGACTTTCTCCCAAACTCGGTCCTATTGCCAATTGGGGATTGGAAATAGAGAAAAATGCAATTAAAGTAAATAACGCATTAGATTATCAAACCAATATCCCGGGAATTTTTGCGATAGGTGATGTAAATACATATCCCGGTAAATTGAAACTTATTCTTTGTGGGTTTCATGAGGCTACATTAATGTGCCAAGCGGCCTACCAAATCATAAATCCAGGAAAAAAGTATGTGTTGAAATACACTACCGTTAGTGGTATTGATGGATTTGATGGCACTCGTAAAGAAGCTCCTAAGGCCGTTATAAAGTCGATTAATTAA
- a CDS encoding HEPN domain-containing protein: METKAQELLKNASTKLFEANKELMRPEEDVVSYVICKNAQFAIENYLKGYLFKNGFNADNLHTIEELHKECININPKFRNVDLSEINCKSGKTAEKYCYEVSKVSKCFDVANSLDTLLKEEKVI; this comes from the coding sequence ATGGAAACTAAAGCCCAAGAATTATTGAAAAATGCCTCAACAAAATTATTTGAAGCAAACAAGGAATTGATGAGGCCAGAAGAGGATGTAGTTTCTTATGTAATTTGTAAAAATGCTCAATTCGCCATTGAAAATTACTTAAAAGGGTATTTATTTAAAAATGGCTTCAATGCTGATAATCTTCACACAATAGAAGAATTACATAAAGAGTGCATTAACATTAATCCTAAGTTTAGAAACGTCGACCTATCCGAAATTAATTGTAAATCTGGTAAAACTGCCGAAAAGTACTGTTATGAAGTCTCTAAAGTTAGTAAATGCTTCGACGTTGCCAATAGTTTAGATACTTTACTGAAAGAAGAAAAGGTTATTTAA